In one window of Rhizobium oryzihabitans DNA:
- the uppE gene encoding polysaccharide biosynthesis glycosyltransferase UppE: MTKADKDRLQFDLASLRKQISEREAGEPSAPETVVLNPLARQIANQLRAGNHSPNMVIGQLRLLEFSMLVVIAAIVNGIAADRGLETFLAVFGGGVLGAALCVFLLQAGDCYQLPTLRTPLKMFARIQGAVCLSFVGVACFLLVLFPDALHSWQAFGIWYATSAIAIFTGRLILGFAIRHWGRNGVMERRAVIVGGGDTAKDLIRSLEQQSDNDIRICGIFDDRKSERSPEVVAGYPKLGTFAELVEFARLTKLDMLIIALPLSAEARILQLLRKLWVLPVDIRIAAHANKLRFRPRAYSHVGNVPMLDVFDKPIRDWDSVAKRVFDIIFSLIGIALLWPVMLGAGIAVKATSKGPVLFKQKRHGFNNETINVWKFRSMYTELSDPTAKKAVTKNDPRVTPVGRFLRKSSIDELPQLFNVLYGDLSLVGPRPHAVHAQTGDLKYTEVVEHYFARHKVKPGVTGWAQINGWRGEIDHGDKIKFRTEYDLYYIENWSLFFDLKILFLTPIRLLKSENAY; encoded by the coding sequence ATGACCAAGGCTGACAAGGACAGACTGCAATTCGATCTGGCGTCTTTGCGCAAGCAAATCTCCGAGCGCGAGGCCGGGGAGCCGTCAGCGCCGGAAACTGTCGTTCTCAATCCGCTGGCGCGGCAGATTGCCAACCAGCTGCGCGCCGGCAACCATTCGCCGAACATGGTGATCGGCCAGTTGCGGCTTTTGGAATTTTCGATGCTTGTGGTCATCGCCGCCATCGTCAACGGTATCGCGGCCGATCGGGGTCTCGAAACCTTCCTGGCGGTTTTCGGCGGCGGCGTTTTGGGGGCAGCGCTCTGCGTGTTCCTTCTACAGGCGGGAGATTGCTACCAGCTTCCAACGCTGCGCACGCCGCTTAAAATGTTCGCCCGCATTCAGGGCGCCGTCTGCCTGTCCTTCGTCGGTGTCGCCTGTTTCCTTCTCGTCCTTTTCCCGGATGCGCTGCATTCGTGGCAGGCCTTCGGTATCTGGTATGCAACGAGCGCGATTGCGATTTTCACCGGACGGCTGATCCTCGGCTTTGCCATTCGCCACTGGGGGCGCAACGGTGTCATGGAGCGCCGCGCCGTCATCGTTGGCGGCGGCGATACGGCGAAAGACCTCATCCGCTCCCTGGAACAGCAATCGGACAATGATATCCGCATCTGCGGCATTTTCGACGACCGAAAAAGCGAGCGTTCCCCCGAAGTCGTTGCAGGTTATCCCAAACTCGGCACCTTCGCAGAATTGGTCGAATTTGCACGCCTGACGAAGCTTGACATGCTGATCATAGCCCTGCCGCTCAGCGCCGAGGCGCGCATTCTCCAGCTGCTGCGCAAGCTCTGGGTGCTGCCGGTCGATATCCGCATCGCGGCGCACGCCAATAAATTGCGCTTCCGCCCGCGCGCCTATTCGCATGTCGGCAACGTTCCGATGCTCGATGTGTTCGACAAGCCCATACGCGACTGGGATTCGGTGGCAAAACGGGTGTTCGACATCATTTTCAGCCTTATCGGCATTGCCCTGCTCTGGCCGGTGATGCTGGGCGCGGGGATCGCCGTCAAGGCGACGTCCAAGGGCCCCGTCCTCTTCAAGCAGAAGCGTCACGGCTTCAACAATGAGACGATCAATGTCTGGAAGTTCCGCTCCATGTATACGGAACTCAGCGATCCGACGGCGAAGAAGGCCGTCACGAAGAACGATCCACGCGTCACACCGGTCGGCCGGTTCCTGCGCAAATCCTCGATTGACGAGTTGCCGCAGCTTTTCAACGTGCTTTACGGCGACCTTTCTCTGGTCGGACCACGCCCCCACGCGGTCCATGCCCAGACGGGCGATCTGAAATATACCGAAGTAGTGGAGCATTATTTCGCACGCCACAAGGTCAAGCCCGGCGTTACCGGCTGGGCGCAGATCAATGGTTGGCGCGGTGAAATCGACCATGGCGACAAGATCAAGTTCCGCACGGAATACGATCTTTATTACATCGAGAACTGGTCGCTGTTCTTCGATCTCAAGATCCTGTTCCTGACGCCGATACGCCTGCTCAAATCGGAAAACGCCTATTGA
- a CDS encoding COX15/CtaA family protein codes for MRSSGMTMTDGSAELVVEAALQKQEKDRRLLRIWLRVVLFTLFCLVLVGGATRLTESGLSITEWKPIHGAIPPLSVAEWEEEFQLYKRIPQYQEINRGMSLDEFKTIFWWEWAHRLLARAIGLIFALPLAFFWLTGRIEKRLRLPLVGLLALGGFQGFIGWWMVSSGLVNRTDVSQYRLATHLTIACLIFAGCMWILRGLSHHSPEAADERTGRGFAALLTFLCLFQIYLGALVAGLNAGLSYNTWPLMDGSLVPGDLFLQQPWWINLFENPKTVQFVHRLGAYTLFAATLWHMVSIARALPGTPHARRSVLFFVLVSIQAALGITTLLMHVDIHVALAHQGMALIVLGFAVAHWRGFIGEYPAPVAVEVRD; via the coding sequence ATGCGTTCGAGCGGCATGACGATGACAGATGGTTCTGCGGAATTGGTGGTGGAGGCTGCCCTGCAGAAGCAGGAGAAGGATCGCCGCCTGCTGCGCATCTGGCTGCGCGTCGTCCTCTTCACGCTTTTTTGTCTGGTCCTCGTCGGCGGCGCCACGCGGCTCACCGAATCCGGCCTGTCTATTACCGAATGGAAGCCGATCCACGGCGCCATTCCACCGCTTTCCGTGGCCGAATGGGAAGAGGAATTCCAGCTCTACAAGCGCATTCCCCAATATCAGGAAATCAACAGGGGCATGTCGCTTGATGAGTTCAAGACGATCTTCTGGTGGGAATGGGCGCATCGCCTGCTTGCCCGCGCCATCGGCCTCATCTTCGCTTTGCCGCTCGCCTTCTTCTGGCTCACCGGCCGTATCGAAAAGCGCCTGCGCCTGCCGCTGGTCGGCCTTCTGGCGCTTGGCGGTTTTCAGGGCTTCATCGGCTGGTGGATGGTGTCTTCCGGCCTCGTCAACCGCACGGATGTCTCGCAATATCGTCTCGCCACGCACCTGACCATCGCCTGCCTCATCTTTGCGGGCTGCATGTGGATATTGCGCGGTCTGTCGCATCATTCGCCGGAGGCGGCTGATGAAAGGACGGGCAGGGGCTTTGCCGCACTGTTGACCTTCCTCTGTCTGTTCCAGATTTATCTTGGCGCGCTGGTGGCGGGGCTGAATGCCGGCCTTTCCTACAATACCTGGCCGCTGATGGATGGGTCGCTGGTGCCGGGTGACCTCTTCCTGCAGCAACCCTGGTGGATCAACCTCTTCGAAAACCCGAAGACGGTGCAGTTCGTCCACCGTCTCGGCGCCTATACGCTGTTTGCCGCCACGCTATGGCATATGGTGTCCATCGCCCGCGCCTTGCCCGGCACGCCGCATGCCCGCCGCTCCGTGCTGTTCTTCGTGCTCGTCTCCATTCAGGCAGCACTCGGCATCACCACGCTGCTGATGCATGTGGATATCCATGTCGCGCTCGCCCATCAGGGCATGGCGCTGATCGTGCTTGGTTTTGCGGTGGCACACTGGCGCGGTTTCATCGGGGAATACCCGGCACCGGTCGCCGTCGAAGTCAGGGACTGA
- a CDS encoding DUF2842 domain-containing protein: MHPRLRSLIGTIVIICLVVVYAVAATAIASATLAQSPWWVHLIYFVLSGLLWILPAMLVIKWMAGSKKRG, from the coding sequence ATGCACCCTCGCCTCAGATCGCTTATCGGCACCATCGTCATCATCTGCCTCGTCGTCGTTTACGCCGTGGCGGCGACGGCCATCGCATCGGCAACGCTGGCGCAATCGCCCTGGTGGGTGCATCTCATCTATTTTGTCCTGAGCGGTCTTTTGTGGATATTGCCCGCCATGCTCGTCATCAAATGGATGGCCGGATCAAAAAAACGGGGGTAG
- the uppB gene encoding polysaccharide biosynthesis protein UppB, giving the protein MNGDRIDDRDVDIDLARLVAAIWQRKGRIAAITLLAGGAAFVVASMMSPAYKGEARVLIESRTASFGASQQSNAPAEPVLDELTVSSQVQILQSVDLIKQVAKDMKLYELEEFDPDARPSLVSGLLVAIGIKKDPLQVPPEERILTAFREKLQVYQVESSRVITVEFSSQDPKLAATIPNEMMKAYIALQSGAKLDTSTEAARWLEPEIANLREKVRAADRKVADYRASSDILSAGQGETLATRQLSDISTELGRIRGERANAEARAESVRNALSSGRPLDTFPDVVGSPTIQRLKENETGIRSQISDLSSSLLEGHPRLRALRNQLDGIQAQIQEETRKVLASLENEANVSRLRERQLVQQLNVLKTESVRAGEQQVGLNDLEREASAQRQLLETYLARYREATSRAGSVDSTPADARVISAAVEPREPYFPKTGAITIVVTLAAFLLSCIVVMLVELFTGRALKPVGKNHVPPLSDPPSPTRAPAAKDEATDVPEQPLPIPTHHEDAPPAVRAMPAAAFQPVVEEERPIPVAAVAAPPALAARELAAQELASVTEDTAEQETDTEGDFSINAVAAFLATRLAKPVAAVVSPAGDSGSTTTVMLARALSETGRSVVLVDMTASACPTRLMAPDAGLPGVMDLLAGAAAFGETIHGDRLSDAHIVPRGNAQPREAMRAIDRLTMILSALSDAYDTVLVECGAVQISSLEKMLRNLPAEIIVSVPGKDSEMLEKTLSELVAHGYEHALPMTGLHRTDRLSAA; this is encoded by the coding sequence ATGAACGGCGATCGCATTGACGACAGGGATGTGGATATCGATCTTGCGCGCCTCGTCGCAGCCATATGGCAACGCAAGGGCCGGATCGCGGCCATCACCCTGCTGGCCGGGGGCGCAGCCTTCGTTGTCGCCAGCATGATGTCGCCCGCTTACAAGGGCGAGGCGCGCGTCCTCATCGAATCCCGCACCGCCTCCTTCGGCGCCTCGCAGCAGTCGAACGCGCCGGCTGAACCCGTGCTCGATGAGTTGACCGTTTCCAGCCAAGTGCAGATCCTGCAATCCGTCGATCTCATCAAGCAGGTCGCGAAGGACATGAAGCTTTATGAGCTGGAGGAGTTCGATCCCGATGCACGCCCCTCCCTCGTCTCAGGGCTGCTGGTCGCGATCGGCATCAAGAAGGACCCGTTGCAGGTGCCGCCCGAGGAGCGCATTCTGACGGCCTTCCGCGAGAAGCTGCAGGTCTATCAGGTCGAAAGCTCGCGCGTCATTACCGTCGAATTTTCCTCGCAGGATCCGAAGCTCGCAGCTACCATCCCCAACGAGATGATGAAGGCTTACATTGCGCTGCAAAGCGGCGCGAAGCTGGACACGAGCACCGAGGCGGCGCGCTGGCTGGAGCCGGAGATCGCCAATCTGCGTGAAAAGGTACGGGCTGCGGACAGAAAGGTCGCGGATTATCGCGCCTCATCCGATATTCTTTCCGCCGGGCAGGGCGAAACGCTCGCCACCCGGCAGCTCAGCGATATCTCGACCGAACTTGGCCGTATCCGGGGTGAAAGGGCAAATGCGGAGGCGCGGGCGGAGAGCGTGCGCAACGCACTTTCCAGCGGCCGCCCGCTCGATACCTTTCCCGATGTCGTCGGCTCGCCGACGATCCAGCGATTGAAGGAAAACGAGACGGGTATCCGCAGCCAGATTTCCGATCTTTCGTCCTCGCTGCTGGAAGGCCATCCGCGCCTCAGGGCGCTGCGCAACCAGCTTGACGGCATACAGGCGCAAATTCAGGAAGAGACACGCAAGGTGCTCGCGAGCCTCGAAAACGAGGCCAATGTGTCGCGCCTGCGGGAACGGCAATTGGTTCAGCAATTGAACGTGCTGAAGACGGAGAGCGTGCGCGCCGGCGAACAGCAGGTTGGTCTCAACGATCTGGAACGCGAGGCCTCGGCCCAGCGCCAGCTTCTGGAAACCTATCTTGCCCGTTACCGCGAAGCGACGTCGCGTGCCGGTTCCGTGGATTCCACGCCCGCCGATGCACGTGTGATCTCGGCGGCGGTAGAACCGCGCGAACCCTATTTCCCGAAGACCGGCGCCATCACCATTGTCGTCACGCTGGCAGCGTTCCTTCTCTCCTGCATCGTCGTCATGCTGGTGGAACTGTTCACCGGGCGGGCCTTGAAGCCGGTCGGCAAAAACCATGTGCCGCCATTGTCCGATCCGCCTTCGCCCACGCGCGCGCCTGCCGCAAAGGATGAGGCTACGGATGTGCCGGAACAGCCTCTGCCAATACCAACACATCACGAGGATGCGCCGCCCGCTGTCCGGGCCATGCCCGCCGCGGCTTTCCAGCCCGTCGTAGAAGAGGAGCGGCCGATACCGGTCGCAGCTGTAGCTGCCCCACCGGCCTTGGCTGCACGGGAACTGGCCGCACAGGAACTGGCCTCCGTGACAGAGGATACGGCGGAACAGGAGACCGATACCGAAGGTGACTTCTCGATCAATGCCGTCGCGGCTTTCCTTGCCACGCGGCTTGCCAAACCCGTCGCCGCCGTCGTGTCGCCGGCCGGTGATAGCGGTTCCACCACGACCGTCATGCTGGCACGCGCTTTGTCTGAAACGGGCCGGTCGGTCGTCCTCGTCGACATGACGGCATCGGCCTGTCCGACGCGTCTGATGGCGCCTGATGCCGGGTTGCCTGGTGTCATGGACCTTCTGGCGGGTGCTGCCGCCTTTGGTGAAACCATTCACGGTGACCGGCTTTCCGACGCCCATATCGTGCCGCGCGGCAATGCGCAGCCACGCGAAGCCATGCGCGCGATCGACCGTCTGACAATGATCCTCAGCGCCCTGTCCGATGCCTATGATACGGTTCTTGTCGAATGCGGTGCGGTGCAGATATCGAGCCTTGAGAAGATGCTGCGCAATCTGCCGGCGGAAATCATCGTTTCCGTTCCCGGCAAGGACAGCGAAATGCTGGAAAAGACTTTGAGCGAACTGGTGGCCCACGGCTACGAACACGCATTGCCGATGACTGGCCTGCACAGGACCGACCGCCTGAGCGCTGCCTGA
- a CDS encoding YqaA family protein, whose amino-acid sequence MLKNIYAWTMALAARKTAVWWLAIVAFVESSVFVVPADVLFLPMVLAKPKKAMFYAFVATVASVLGGIAGWFLGHYAFESIARPILEFYGKLDSFEHLKNSVDYETIVLLLVTSGLAHLPPIKVVTILSGAANISLGLFILSAVVTRGARFFILAGLLQRYGESVRHFIEKRLGVITAAAAAALIGIYAVYVFVR is encoded by the coding sequence ATGCTGAAAAACATCTATGCCTGGACGATGGCTCTCGCCGCTCGCAAGACCGCCGTATGGTGGCTGGCAATCGTCGCTTTCGTGGAAAGCTCCGTCTTCGTCGTTCCGGCGGACGTACTCTTCCTGCCCATGGTGCTGGCAAAACCGAAGAAGGCGATGTTTTATGCCTTCGTTGCCACGGTCGCCTCCGTACTTGGCGGCATCGCCGGCTGGTTCCTCGGTCATTATGCTTTCGAAAGCATCGCGCGGCCCATTCTGGAATTTTACGGCAAGCTGGACAGTTTCGAGCATCTCAAGAACTCGGTCGACTATGAGACCATTGTTCTCCTGCTGGTGACATCGGGGCTTGCGCACCTGCCGCCGATCAAGGTCGTCACCATTCTTTCCGGCGCGGCCAATATCAGCCTCGGCCTGTTCATTCTCTCAGCTGTCGTCACGCGCGGTGCGCGCTTTTTCATCCTCGCCGGGCTGCTGCAGAGATACGGTGAATCGGTGCGTCATTTCATCGAGAAACGCCTGGGCGTCATCACCGCCGCGGCGGCCGCCGCCCTCATCGGGATCTATGCGGTTTACGTTTTCGTGCGGTGA
- a CDS encoding DUF1269 domain-containing protein produces MSELVVVGFDGTEEADRVLLKLASLKKEYLVDLEDAVVVVRDENGKVHLKQSVNLTALGASSGFLSGGLWGGLVGLLFLNPLAGFAIGGAIGAGTGALAGSLTDFGIDDDFIKSLGETIPNGSSALFVLIRKVQPEKVLAELEGLRGRVIKTSLSPEQEAQLQKALSGGTEQPAA; encoded by the coding sequence ATGTCTGAACTCGTCGTTGTTGGTTTTGATGGAACGGAAGAGGCCGACCGCGTCCTTCTGAAGCTTGCCAGCCTGAAAAAGGAGTATCTGGTCGATCTGGAAGACGCCGTGGTCGTGGTTCGAGATGAAAACGGCAAGGTGCATCTGAAACAGAGCGTCAATCTGACGGCGCTTGGCGCGAGCTCCGGCTTCCTTTCCGGTGGTCTCTGGGGTGGCCTTGTTGGCCTGCTGTTCCTCAATCCGCTGGCGGGATTTGCGATCGGCGGCGCCATTGGCGCGGGTACGGGCGCGCTTGCGGGTTCGCTGACGGATTTTGGCATCGATGACGATTTCATCAAATCGCTTGGCGAGACCATTCCCAACGGTTCGTCTGCGCTGTTCGTGCTGATCCGCAAGGTACAGCCGGAAAAGGTGCTGGCGGAACTGGAAGGGCTGCGCGGACGCGTCATCAAGACATCGCTTTCGCCAGAGCAGGAAGCGCAACTGCAAAAGGCCCTGTCCGGCGGAACCGAACAGCCCGCCGCCTGA
- the uppD gene encoding polysaccharide biosynthesis type 4 glycosyltransferase UppD, translating into MSDDGPPLRIIHCFRSPVGGVFRHVRDLIEEHVKQGHKVGIVCDSSTGGAHEERLFAQIAPMLELGLTRMPIRRSISPGDLMALYKSYNHIKSLRPDILHGHSAKGGALARLIGSLLRANRYRVARLYSPHGGSLHYDRKSLKGQLFLRIERFQERFTDALCFVCNFEQATYEAKVGKPRTRTAMIYNGVQESEFETVPAREGAARFLYIGMLRDLKGPDVFIKAFARMERSIGQPMSGVIVGDGPDRDKYAAMIEKAGLSQRISMHAAMPARQAFALAPTVVVPSRAEAMPYIVLEALAAGKTVIASHVGGIAEVLGEDSEALVPAGDADALAQIMVKDAENNDWAKRVMPHPDSFKAKFSTPVMASDMMKLYRDLLSL; encoded by the coding sequence ATGTCGGATGACGGCCCTCCCCTGCGCATCATTCACTGTTTCCGCTCCCCGGTCGGCGGTGTCTTCCGCCATGTGCGCGACCTGATCGAAGAACATGTCAAACAGGGCCACAAGGTCGGCATCGTCTGCGACAGCTCCACCGGCGGCGCCCATGAGGAACGGCTTTTCGCGCAGATCGCCCCGATGCTGGAGCTGGGTCTCACCCGCATGCCCATCCGGCGGTCCATCAGCCCGGGCGACCTCATGGCGCTCTATAAGTCCTATAACCATATCAAAAGTTTGCGGCCGGACATTCTGCACGGGCACAGCGCCAAGGGTGGCGCATTGGCCCGGCTGATCGGCTCATTGCTGCGGGCGAACAGGTATCGCGTAGCCCGCCTCTATTCGCCGCATGGCGGCAGCCTGCATTATGACCGCAAGAGCCTGAAGGGACAGTTGTTCCTGCGGATCGAGCGGTTTCAGGAGCGTTTTACCGACGCGCTCTGTTTCGTCTGCAATTTCGAGCAGGCGACCTACGAAGCCAAGGTGGGCAAGCCGCGCACCCGCACGGCGATGATCTATAACGGCGTGCAGGAAAGCGAATTCGAAACCGTACCCGCCCGCGAGGGTGCCGCGCGCTTCCTCTATATCGGCATGCTGCGTGATCTCAAGGGGCCGGACGTGTTCATCAAGGCATTCGCCAGGATGGAGCGCAGCATCGGCCAGCCCATGTCCGGCGTGATCGTCGGCGACGGGCCGGACAGGGACAAATATGCGGCGATGATCGAAAAGGCCGGGCTCTCCCAACGCATTTCCATGCATGCCGCCATGCCCGCCAGACAGGCTTTCGCGCTGGCGCCGACAGTGGTGGTTCCTTCGCGCGCCGAGGCCATGCCCTATATCGTGCTGGAAGCGCTCGCAGCGGGCAAAACCGTCATCGCTTCGCATGTCGGCGGCATCGCCGAGGTTCTGGGAGAAGACAGCGAGGCGCTCGTTCCGGCCGGAGATGCCGATGCGCTGGCGCAGATCATGGTCAAGGACGCGGAAAACAACGACTGGGCAAAACGGGTGATGCCGCACCCCGACAGCTTCAAGGCGAAATTTTCAACCCCGGTGATGGCCAGTGACATGATGAAGCTCTATCGCGACCTGCTTTCGCTCTAG
- a CDS encoding dual specificity protein phosphatase family protein yields MGIAVLATGGYLYAIQLLGNFHEVLAGQLYRSNQPSVEELVRYTKENGIRTVINLRGTNESQAWYQDEIKTSRELGLNHIDFGMSASKELDMNQVNQLVAIMRDAPKPILIHCKAGADRTGLATALYLSRVALLSEKEAESQLSIRYGHVGIPYLSATYAMDRTWENAEDMPITDDFTVASN; encoded by the coding sequence ATGGGTATTGCTGTGCTTGCCACAGGCGGTTATCTCTACGCCATCCAGCTTCTCGGTAACTTTCACGAGGTGTTGGCCGGGCAGCTTTATCGCTCCAACCAGCCGAGCGTTGAAGAGCTTGTGCGCTACACCAAGGAAAATGGCATCAGGACGGTCATCAATCTGCGCGGTACCAATGAATCGCAAGCGTGGTATCAGGACGAGATCAAGACATCGCGCGAGCTTGGGCTGAATCACATCGATTTTGGCATGTCGGCAAGCAAGGAGCTCGACATGAACCAGGTGAACCAGCTGGTCGCAATCATGCGCGACGCACCCAAACCCATCCTCATCCATTGCAAGGCCGGTGCTGACAGGACGGGCCTCGCAACCGCGCTCTATCTCAGCCGCGTCGCGCTTCTCAGCGAAAAGGAGGCTGAAAGCCAGCTCTCCATCCGCTACGGTCACGTCGGCATCCCCTATCTGTCGGCAACCTATGCCATGGACCGGACCTGGGAGAATGCGGAAGACATGCCGATTACCGACGACTTTACGGTTGCATCCAATTAG
- the uppF gene encoding polysaccharide biosynthesis O-antigen ligase family protein UppF encodes MTHTGYQHAPDFDAPLAAMRLVGAFFIAFGVFLSGFVISEPAPYELMMVGQVAIWFLLGLRLSRTVVLLLCMLLAFNVGGYLSLTTMADLDEGPLYLAVSTFLALTSVFYAAIIEDKHQRLLLIFRAWLAAALITSLLGIIGYFHAIPGFEVFTLYDRAKGAFQDPNVFGPFLVTPSLYLIYGLLTGKAMHAPWRIIGLLILSLGVFLSFSRAAWGLFLFSAVLLVFVMLLKERTAAFRLKILVLFLVAVALMVAAVIIALQFKQVADLFSSRASAVQSYDGGHLGRFARHYLGFLMAMDHPLGIGPLVFDNIFPAAEHNIWLKSLTTHGWFGFVIYLTLICWTIAAGFRHLLRQRPWQPFLIIAWVTFVGHVMIGAVIDTDHWRHFFLLLGILWGCMALEKRESLRRRRSNS; translated from the coding sequence TTGACCCACACCGGCTACCAGCACGCACCGGACTTCGACGCGCCACTTGCCGCCATGCGGCTGGTCGGCGCGTTCTTCATTGCTTTCGGCGTGTTTCTTTCCGGTTTCGTGATCTCGGAGCCGGCGCCATACGAGCTGATGATGGTGGGACAGGTGGCGATCTGGTTCCTGCTCGGCCTGCGGCTTTCGCGCACCGTGGTGCTGCTTCTGTGCATGCTGCTTGCTTTCAACGTCGGCGGTTATCTTTCGCTCACCACCATGGCCGATCTGGACGAGGGGCCGCTTTATCTGGCCGTATCAACCTTTCTGGCGCTGACTTCGGTTTTTTATGCGGCGATCATCGAGGACAAGCACCAGCGGCTGCTCCTGATTTTCCGGGCCTGGCTCGCAGCCGCGCTGATTACCTCCCTGCTCGGCATTATCGGATATTTCCACGCCATTCCCGGTTTCGAGGTCTTCACCCTTTACGATCGCGCCAAGGGCGCTTTTCAGGACCCCAACGTCTTCGGTCCCTTTCTGGTGACACCGTCGCTTTACCTGATCTACGGCCTGCTGACCGGCAAGGCGATGCATGCGCCGTGGCGGATTATCGGCCTGCTCATCCTGTCGCTCGGCGTCTTCCTGTCGTTTTCGCGCGCGGCGTGGGGCCTGTTCCTGTTTTCGGCGGTCCTTCTGGTTTTCGTCATGCTGCTGAAGGAGCGCACCGCCGCGTTCCGTCTGAAAATCCTCGTGCTGTTTCTTGTCGCCGTCGCCTTGATGGTTGCGGCCGTCATCATCGCGCTGCAGTTCAAGCAGGTGGCGGATCTGTTCTCCAGTCGCGCCTCGGCGGTGCAATCCTATGATGGCGGCCATCTCGGGCGTTTTGCCCGCCATTATCTCGGCTTCCTGATGGCGATGGATCATCCGCTTGGGATCGGGCCGCTGGTCTTCGACAATATCTTTCCCGCTGCCGAACATAATATCTGGCTGAAAAGCCTGACCACGCATGGCTGGTTCGGCTTCGTGATCTATCTCACGCTGATCTGCTGGACCATCGCCGCCGGCTTCCGGCACCTCTTGCGCCAGCGGCCGTGGCAGCCATTCCTGATCATTGCCTGGGTGACCTTCGTCGGTCATGTGATGATCGGCGCCGTCATCGATACCGACCACTGGCGGCATTTCTTCCTGCTGCTCGGCATATTGTGGGGATGCATGGCGCTCGAAAAACGTGAAAGCCTGCGCCGTCGCAGAAGCAATTCCTAA
- the uppA gene encoding polysaccharide biosynthesis GNAT family N-acetyltransferase UppA: MAAVGPVTTSEDKKPAAMQGERRGADRLTIDLVEDASTIRSDWEQLERDPLNSLHQGFGWCSIWAQTQNSPLVIIRGRQDGKTVFLLPLEIVQEGGIRKAHFPGGRFNNINTGLFDPTFAEEAGHKTAAAIAREARKLLHGRADILALQNIPLIWRGRANPLSHLASVENQNPAFQLPLLDSFENTLRQVNAKRRRKKFRIQSRRAEEMGGHSHVIARSPQEKCELLQAFFRQKAARFASQGIPDAFRDQSVKNFFYDLANFPETGTDSLLELHAIRLHGDNEGVIAAIAGLSRKQDHIICQFGSIDEAVSDISPGELLFWLMIEKACREKAALFDFGVGDQPYKRSWCPLATVQHDIFLPVTLKGRAAASAYVAIARTKTLIKSNPSLYAFIQRFRAGRPRMDTPPAAD, translated from the coding sequence ATGGCGGCTGTGGGGCCGGTCACAACGAGCGAGGACAAGAAACCTGCAGCCATGCAAGGCGAGCGGCGTGGCGCCGACCGTCTGACCATAGATCTCGTTGAAGACGCCTCGACCATCCGCTCCGACTGGGAGCAACTGGAGCGCGATCCGCTCAATTCGTTGCATCAGGGTTTTGGCTGGTGCTCCATCTGGGCGCAAACGCAGAACAGCCCCCTTGTCATCATTCGCGGCAGGCAGGATGGAAAGACGGTGTTTCTGCTGCCGCTGGAAATCGTTCAGGAAGGCGGCATCCGCAAGGCGCACTTCCCCGGTGGACGTTTCAACAATATCAATACCGGGCTTTTCGACCCGACCTTCGCCGAAGAGGCCGGGCATAAGACGGCGGCGGCCATTGCCCGCGAGGCTCGAAAACTGCTGCATGGCCGCGCGGATATTCTCGCCCTGCAGAACATACCGCTGATCTGGCGCGGCAGGGCCAACCCGCTCTCGCATCTGGCTTCGGTTGAAAACCAGAACCCCGCCTTTCAGCTTCCCCTGCTCGACAGTTTCGAAAACACCCTGCGGCAGGTCAATGCCAAGAGGCGGCGAAAGAAATTCCGTATCCAGAGCCGACGGGCCGAGGAAATGGGCGGTCATAGCCATGTGATCGCCCGTTCGCCCCAGGAAAAATGCGAATTGCTGCAGGCGTTCTTCCGCCAGAAGGCCGCCCGTTTCGCCTCTCAGGGCATTCCGGATGCCTTTCGCGATCAATCGGTGAAGAATTTTTTCTACGATCTGGCCAATTTTCCGGAAACGGGCACGGACAGCCTTCTGGAACTGCACGCCATTCGTCTGCATGGCGACAATGAAGGCGTGATCGCCGCCATAGCGGGCCTTTCGCGCAAGCAGGATCACATCATCTGCCAGTTCGGCTCGATCGATGAGGCGGTTTCGGACATCAGCCCCGGCGAATTACTGTTCTGGCTGATGATCGAAAAGGCGTGCAGGGAAAAAGCCGCGCTGTTCGATTTCGGGGTCGGCGACCAGCCTTACAAACGCAGCTGGTGTCCGCTGGCAACCGTTCAGCATGACATATTCCTGCCGGTGACACTAAAGGGCCGTGCGGCCGCCTCCGCTTATGTGGCGATTGCGAGAACGAAGACCCTGATCAAATCCAATCCGTCGCTTTATGCGTTCATCCAGCGTTTCCGCGCCGGGCGACCACGGATGGACACGCCACCCGCCGCCGATTGA